A genomic stretch from Bacillus sp. E(2018) includes:
- a CDS encoding BrxA/BrxB family bacilliredoxin, whose product MNFQFNLFNDVVETARKEMVEAGYTQLFKPEDVEEAFKKEGTTLVMINSVCGCAGGIARPSASYSVKQDVRPDHLVTVFAGQDKEATETARSYFTGYPPSSPSFALLKDGEIQMMVERHEIEGHEPMEVVNKLRSAFDTYCK is encoded by the coding sequence ATGAATTTTCAATTTAATCTTTTTAATGATGTAGTAGAAACGGCTCGTAAAGAAATGGTAGAGGCTGGCTATACGCAGCTATTCAAACCAGAAGATGTTGAAGAAGCTTTTAAAAAAGAAGGTACAACACTTGTTATGATTAATTCCGTTTGTGGCTGTGCTGGAGGAATCGCACGCCCTTCGGCTTCATATTCGGTAAAACAAGACGTTCGCCCAGACCATCTTGTTACGGTATTTGCTGGACAAGATAAAGAAGCAACTGAGACAGCGCGTTCTTATTTTACAGGCTATCCGCCTTCATCCCCATCATTTGCTCTATTAAAGGATGGAGAGATTCAAATGATGGTCGAACGTCATGAGATCGAAGGCCATGAACCGATGGAAGTCGTAAACAAGCTAAGAAGTGCTTTTGATACGTATTGTAAGTAG
- a CDS encoding amino acid ABC transporter permease: MNLDFAQLVPSIPYILYGIWVTLQFVAVSLVLGFLWGTVLSLFKIGKVTILRWFADAYTSVFRGTPLILQMLLIYYAVPQLTGVDIGAFSAGVLTFALNSAAYISEIIRAGINAVDKGQKEAAMALGVPYRTMMLKIILPQAFKNILPALMNEFITLTKESAIVSVIGALDIMRRAQIVGASNYRFFEPLLLAGLVYYLLVMMLTLAGRVMERRLAKSD; this comes from the coding sequence ATGAACTTGGATTTTGCCCAGCTCGTGCCTTCTATTCCGTATATTCTATACGGAATATGGGTTACGTTGCAGTTCGTGGCGGTTTCGTTAGTACTAGGATTTTTATGGGGAACCGTACTATCCCTATTTAAGATAGGTAAGGTCACAATTTTAAGATGGTTTGCAGATGCATATACCTCGGTCTTTAGAGGAACGCCTTTAATTCTTCAGATGCTGTTGATCTATTATGCTGTACCTCAGCTAACAGGAGTCGATATTGGTGCATTCTCAGCGGGGGTTCTAACATTTGCACTGAACTCCGCGGCGTATATATCAGAAATTATTCGCGCGGGTATTAATGCTGTTGACAAAGGACAGAAAGAAGCTGCTATGGCTTTAGGTGTTCCATACCGCACGATGATGTTGAAGATTATCCTGCCTCAAGCTTTTAAGAATATTTTACCGGCATTGATGAACGAATTCATTACACTAACAAAAGAATCAGCGATCGTCTCTGTTATTGGAGCGCTTGATATCATGAGACGGGCTCAAATCGTTGGCGCAAGTAACTATCGCTTTTTTGAACCGTTGTTATTAGCGGGTCTCGTTTATTATCTATTAGTTATGATGTTGACGTTGGCTGGTCGAGTTATGGAGAGGAGGCTTGCAAAGAGTGATTGA
- a CDS encoding amino acid ABC transporter ATP-binding protein, producing MIDVQGLKKRFGNNEVLKGISTSIKKGEVIAVIGPSGSGKSTFLRCLNLLETHDEGLILVEGKDIKEMELHLRKKVGMVFQHFNLFPHLTVLENVTFAPQQVLKISKSEAEKEALDLLKTVGLSDKANSYPSNLSGGQKQRVAIARALAMKPEVMLFDEPTSALDPEMVKEVLQVMKNLVKLGMTMVIVTHEMGFAKEVADRVLFMDDGKLVEDQEPAIFFENPKTDRAKAFLEKVL from the coding sequence GTGATTGATGTTCAAGGTTTGAAAAAAAGATTCGGAAATAACGAAGTACTAAAAGGAATATCAACTTCTATCAAAAAAGGTGAAGTCATCGCGGTGATCGGCCCTTCAGGATCAGGTAAGTCTACATTTCTTCGTTGTTTGAATCTGTTAGAAACGCACGATGAAGGCTTGATCTTGGTAGAAGGTAAAGACATAAAAGAGATGGAACTTCATCTTCGCAAAAAGGTTGGCATGGTTTTTCAGCACTTCAACCTCTTTCCTCATCTAACCGTTTTAGAAAATGTTACATTTGCGCCTCAGCAAGTATTAAAGATCTCCAAGAGTGAAGCTGAAAAGGAAGCTTTAGATCTTCTTAAAACCGTTGGGTTGAGTGATAAAGCGAACAGCTATCCTTCTAACCTTTCAGGTGGACAAAAGCAGCGTGTGGCTATAGCTAGAGCACTCGCGATGAAACCTGAAGTTATGCTTTTTGATGAACCAACTTCAGCTCTAGATCCCGAGATGGTAAAAGAGGTGCTGCAAGTGATGAAGAACCTCGTCAAGCTCGGTATGACGATGGTTATCGTGACACATGAGATGGGCTTTGCAAAAGAAGTAGCCGATCGTGTTCTGTTCATGGATGATGGAAAATTAGTCGAAGATCAAGAACCCGCTATTTTCTTTGAAAATCCGAAAACAGATAGAGCTAAAGCTTTCTTAGAAAAAGTGCTATAA
- a CDS encoding dihydrolipoamide acetyltransferase family protein: MATEKITMPQLGESVTEGTISKWLVQPGDTVKKYDPLAEVMTDKVNAEVPSSFSGTIKELVAGEGDTLSVGELICYIETEGEGGASAPASVASAEKPAETASTPTASSESSANKSAANIDRAARGRFSPAVVRMASEHGIDLDQVEGSGQSGRITRKDLQKIIDSGQIPTKGNKPATEDVSSAAPVSSGSQETSQPQQQSAPALKPVAIDTMPGDIEIPVSGIRKAIAQNMVRSKHEAPHAWTMVEVDVTNLVEYRNSVKGDFKTKEGYNLTFLPFFIKAVVESLKEFPQINSMWAGDKIIQKKDINISIAVATDDALYVPVIKHADEKSIKGIARDVKELADKVRTNKLAGDDMKGGTFTVNNTGSFGSVMSTPIINYPQAAILSVESIVKRPVVMNNGMIAVRDMVNLCLSLDHRVLDGLVCGRFLAAVKARLESMTKENTSIY; encoded by the coding sequence ATGGCTACAGAAAAAATTACAATGCCCCAATTAGGGGAAAGTGTAACAGAAGGTACGATCAGTAAATGGCTTGTTCAGCCAGGTGATACGGTTAAGAAATACGATCCACTAGCAGAAGTTATGACAGATAAAGTAAACGCAGAAGTTCCATCATCTTTTTCTGGAACGATAAAAGAACTCGTTGCTGGTGAAGGAGATACTCTTTCTGTTGGCGAGCTGATCTGTTATATCGAGACAGAAGGAGAAGGTGGGGCAAGTGCACCTGCATCTGTAGCTTCAGCAGAAAAGCCAGCTGAAACAGCTTCAACACCTACAGCATCTTCAGAGTCGAGTGCTAATAAATCTGCGGCCAACATAGATCGAGCGGCGAGAGGACGTTTTTCACCTGCAGTTGTGCGAATGGCATCTGAACATGGCATTGATCTAGACCAAGTAGAGGGATCAGGACAAAGCGGAAGAATCACTCGCAAAGATCTTCAAAAGATCATTGATTCTGGTCAGATTCCTACAAAAGGTAACAAGCCAGCTACAGAAGATGTTTCTTCTGCAGCACCTGTTTCTTCTGGTTCTCAAGAAACGTCTCAACCGCAACAACAATCAGCTCCAGCATTAAAGCCGGTTGCTATCGACACAATGCCTGGTGATATTGAAATTCCGGTATCGGGTATTCGTAAAGCGATCGCTCAAAACATGGTTCGTTCAAAGCACGAAGCACCTCATGCGTGGACGATGGTAGAAGTGGATGTTACAAACTTAGTAGAATATCGTAATTCTGTAAAAGGTGATTTTAAAACAAAAGAAGGATACAACCTTACGTTCTTGCCTTTCTTTATCAAGGCTGTTGTAGAATCACTAAAAGAATTCCCACAGATCAACTCCATGTGGGCAGGAGATAAAATCATTCAGAAAAAGGACATCAACATCTCGATTGCTGTCGCAACGGATGATGCATTATATGTTCCAGTCATCAAACATGCGGACGAAAAGTCTATCAAAGGAATCGCACGTGATGTGAAAGAACTAGCTGATAAAGTAAGAACGAATAAATTAGCTGGTGATGACATGAAAGGCGGAACCTTTACGGTAAATAACACAGGTTCTTTTGGATCTGTGATGTCTACGCCGATCATCAACTATCCGCAAGCGGCTATCCTTTCTGTAGAATCGATCGTAAAGCGCCCAGTTGTTATGAACAATGGCATGATCGCTGTACGAGATATGGTTAACCTTTGTCTTTCTCTTGATCATCGAGTTCTTGATGGCCTCGTATGCGGACGCTTCTTAGCTGCAGTAAAAGCACGTTTAGAAAGCATGACAAAAGAAAATACATCAATTTATTAA
- a CDS encoding NUDIX domain-containing protein has protein sequence MNFGEKMKDVSYRRREAVYAVVTDKSKNIAVMVQNGKGFLPGGGIETGEDHIVCLKRECIEETGYKFKMGHFLGNAKQYFRTRQGEHLRNDGYFYTGSFGEYANEPLDQDHELVWMNIDQAEEILFHSSHVWAVKKGLGLD, from the coding sequence TTGAATTTTGGTGAAAAGATGAAGGATGTTAGTTATCGTAGACGAGAAGCCGTGTATGCTGTAGTCACGGATAAGAGTAAAAATATTGCCGTTATGGTTCAGAACGGCAAAGGATTCTTACCCGGAGGCGGTATAGAAACTGGAGAGGATCATATAGTCTGTTTGAAAAGAGAATGTATCGAGGAGACAGGTTATAAGTTTAAGATGGGGCACTTTTTGGGAAATGCAAAGCAATATTTTAGAACGAGACAAGGTGAACATTTAAGGAATGATGGGTATTTTTATACAGGTTCTTTTGGGGAGTATGCAAATGAGCCTTTAGATCAAGATCATGAGTTAGTGTGGATGAATATAGACCAAGCTGAAGAAATACTATTTCATTCGTCTCACGTTTGGGCTGTGAAAAAGGGGCTGGGGTTGGATTAA
- a CDS encoding transporter substrate-binding domain-containing protein, whose translation MKRNLFSIYFIIVLALLAGCGAVEEKSATNTGSDSSEKTLVMATSADYPPYEYVETAKGGEIVGFDIDVANHIAKKLGYKVEIKDMDFNGLIPALDSGKADFVIAGMTPNEERRKTVDFSDEYYAAQQLIVTKDKTIKSVEDLEGKTIGVQLASIQEKEADKLLQDHKFEVVQRNKVTELVQEMKSNRVDAAIIEDAVAYEFLKKNKDLSSFALPNTDAAGSAIAFPKDSELTKEFNTELKKMKEDGTLDELVEKWFGVKK comes from the coding sequence ATGAAACGAAATCTTTTTAGCATCTATTTTATCATAGTACTCGCGTTGTTGGCGGGATGTGGGGCAGTAGAAGAAAAGAGTGCGACTAATACTGGAAGCGACTCGTCCGAAAAGACGTTAGTGATGGCAACTTCAGCTGATTATCCTCCATATGAATATGTGGAAACAGCAAAAGGCGGAGAAATCGTAGGATTTGATATCGATGTAGCAAATCATATTGCTAAAAAGCTAGGGTACAAGGTTGAGATCAAAGACATGGACTTTAATGGATTGATTCCTGCACTTGACAGCGGCAAAGCTGACTTTGTAATCGCTGGTATGACACCTAATGAAGAACGACGAAAAACAGTAGATTTTTCAGATGAATATTATGCAGCTCAACAATTAATCGTTACAAAGGATAAAACGATTAAAAGTGTGGAAGATCTTGAAGGAAAAACAATCGGCGTTCAATTGGCTTCCATTCAAGAAAAAGAAGCAGATAAATTATTACAGGACCACAAATTCGAAGTTGTTCAGCGCAACAAAGTAACAGAATTGGTTCAAGAGATGAAATCAAACCGTGTTGATGCGGCGATTATTGAAGATGCTGTTGCTTACGAATTTTTGAAAAAAAATAAAGACCTTTCCTCGTTTGCACTGCCTAACACAGACGCTGCAGGATCGGCTATCGCTTTTCCTAAGGATAGCGAGCTAACAAAAGAGTTTAATACAGAACTTAAGAAGATGAAAGAAGACGGTACATTGGACGAGCTTGTTGAAAAGTGGTTCGGTGTTAAAAAATAG
- a CDS encoding aromatic acid exporter family protein yields the protein MKFTIGYRTLKTAIGAGLAIALAEWLGLDFYTSAGILTILCIKITKKKSIISSWERFAACILGIGFASAIFSLVGYHPYALTILLILFIPTLVSLNLKEGIITSSVIILHLYTLQKVTWEIVLNEFSIIVIGIGMGLIMNLYMPSVEKILLNMQRELEKRYKVIFHEFHLYLAHDKHEWDGKEITECADLISNAKSIAFRDIENHFLRYENQYYHYFKMREKQFEIIQRMLPIISSIDKTYVQCEKLGSFFERLSAAVHPGNTAVLFLDELENMRQEFREMHLPKDRDEFETRSKLYQLLQDIEDYLIIKSKFKK from the coding sequence ATGAAATTTACAATTGGCTATCGAACATTAAAGACTGCAATCGGAGCAGGCCTTGCTATCGCCTTAGCAGAGTGGCTAGGATTAGATTTTTATACGTCAGCAGGAATACTTACTATTCTCTGTATAAAGATAACAAAAAAGAAGTCGATCATCTCTTCATGGGAAAGATTTGCAGCTTGTATTCTTGGAATAGGATTTGCGAGTGCGATCTTCTCGCTGGTCGGCTATCATCCTTATGCACTAACCATACTTTTGATTCTATTCATACCAACCCTCGTATCCCTAAACCTGAAGGAAGGTATCATCACATCGTCAGTCATCATCCTTCATCTATATACGCTTCAAAAGGTCACATGGGAGATCGTGCTTAATGAATTTAGCATCATTGTAATCGGTATAGGAATGGGATTAATCATGAATCTCTACATGCCGTCTGTGGAAAAAATACTGTTAAACATGCAAAGAGAACTTGAAAAAAGATACAAAGTGATCTTTCATGAATTTCATCTGTATTTAGCTCATGATAAGCACGAATGGGACGGAAAAGAGATTACAGAATGTGCAGACCTTATCTCAAACGCGAAAAGTATTGCCTTTCGAGACATTGAAAATCATTTTCTTCGATACGAAAACCAGTATTATCACTATTTCAAGATGAGAGAAAAACAGTTTGAGATCATTCAACGAATGCTCCCTATCATTTCTTCCATCGATAAGACATATGTACAGTGTGAAAAGCTAGGCAGCTTCTTCGAACGCCTAAGCGCTGCTGTTCACCCAGGAAATACAGCCGTTTTGTTTTTAGATGAACTAGAAAACATGAGACAAGAATTCCGGGAAATGCATCTTCCAAAAGACAGAGACGAATTCGAAACACGCTCAAAGCTCTATCAGTTACTTCAAGACATCGAGGATTACTTAATCATCAAAAGTAAGTTTAAGAAGTAG
- the lpdA gene encoding dihydrolipoyl dehydrogenase yields the protein MSKDFDLVILGGGTGGYVAAIRAAQLGKTVAVVEKGKLGGTCLHRGCIPSKALLRSAEVYKTAKKAADFGVEIEGLGLNFSKMQERKQSIVNQLHMGVQSLMKKGKIEVYEGIGRILGPSIFSPMPGTISVEFNDGTENEILIPQNVIIATGSRPRSLPGLEIDGDLVMSSDEALEMSSLPASIIIVGGGVIGIEWASMLNDLGVEVTVLEYADRIVPTEDEEISKEAARVLKKKGIKLVTSAKVLPDTLEKGEGVMISAEHKGETKQFSAEKMLVSVGRMANTEGIGLENTIIKVENGYIETNEYFQTAESHIYAIGDVIGGLQLAHVASHEGITAVEHLSNLKPEPINYDNISKCIYSSPEMASVGLTEKQAKDQGFNVKVGKFPFKAIGKALVYGESDGFVKIVANKDTDDLLGVHMIGPHVTDMISEAGLAKVLDATPWEMAHTIHPHPSLSEVFGEAALAVEGKAIHF from the coding sequence ATGTCAAAAGACTTTGATTTGGTCATATTGGGCGGAGGGACTGGCGGCTATGTAGCTGCCATCCGAGCTGCTCAATTAGGAAAAACCGTTGCAGTAGTTGAAAAAGGAAAGCTTGGAGGTACTTGCTTACATAGAGGATGTATACCAAGTAAAGCGTTATTAAGAAGTGCTGAAGTATATAAAACTGCAAAAAAAGCTGCAGATTTTGGTGTTGAGATCGAAGGGCTTGGTTTGAACTTTTCCAAGATGCAAGAACGCAAGCAATCCATTGTAAATCAACTACATATGGGTGTGCAAAGCTTGATGAAAAAAGGAAAGATCGAAGTTTATGAAGGAATTGGTCGCATTCTTGGACCATCCATCTTTTCACCGATGCCAGGTACGATTTCAGTTGAGTTTAATGATGGTACAGAAAATGAGATTCTAATCCCGCAGAACGTTATTATTGCAACAGGATCTAGACCACGATCGTTACCAGGGTTAGAGATTGACGGTGATCTAGTTATGTCTAGTGATGAAGCATTAGAGATGAGTTCTTTGCCAGCATCAATCATCATCGTCGGTGGTGGAGTAATCGGGATTGAATGGGCTTCTATGCTCAATGATCTTGGAGTGGAAGTAACGGTACTAGAATATGCTGACAGAATCGTACCAACAGAAGACGAAGAAATTTCGAAAGAAGCAGCGCGTGTTCTTAAGAAAAAAGGCATCAAGCTCGTAACGAGTGCAAAAGTCCTTCCTGATACGTTAGAAAAAGGCGAAGGCGTGATGATTTCTGCTGAACATAAAGGCGAAACCAAACAATTTAGTGCAGAGAAGATGCTTGTTTCTGTAGGCCGCATGGCGAACACAGAAGGAATCGGATTAGAAAACACCATCATAAAAGTTGAAAACGGATACATTGAGACAAATGAATATTTCCAAACCGCAGAAAGTCACATCTATGCGATCGGAGATGTAATCGGAGGACTTCAGCTTGCGCATGTAGCATCCCACGAGGGAATCACGGCAGTAGAACACCTTTCTAACCTGAAACCTGAACCGATCAACTACGATAATATCTCGAAATGTATCTATTCAAGTCCAGAGATGGCAAGTGTCGGTCTTACGGAGAAACAAGCAAAAGACCAAGGCTTTAATGTAAAAGTCGGCAAGTTTCCTTTTAAAGCGATCGGAAAAGCTCTAGTTTATGGTGAGAGTGACGGGTTTGTAAAAATCGTTGCAAACAAAGACACTGATGATCTATTAGGTGTTCATATGATCGGACCTCATGTAACGGATATGATCTCTGAAGCCGGCTTAGCGAAAGTTTTAGACGCAACACCGTGGGAGATGGCTCATACCATCCATCCACATCCATCTCTATCAGAAGTATTTGGTGAAGCAGCATTAGCTGTTGAAGGAAAAGCGATCCATTTCTAA
- a CDS encoding alpha-ketoacid dehydrogenase subunit beta, with protein MPVISYIDAVTQAIREEMQRDKRVFVVGEDVGVRGGVFRATTGLIEEFGEERVIDAPLAESAIAGVGIGAAMYGMRPIAEMQFADFIMPAVNQIVSEAAKIRYRSNNDWTCPITIRAPYGGGVHGALYHSQSVEALFANVPGLKIVMPSTPYDVKGLLKSAIRDEDPVLFFEHKRAYRLIKGEVPSEEYTLPIGKADVKREGEDITVITYGLCVHFALQAAEKLEKDGISAHILDLRTVYPLDKESIIEAASKTGKVLLVTEDNKEGSIMSEVSAIIAENCLFELDAPVQRLAGPDVPAMPYAPTMEKHFMVNPDKVEKAMRDLAAF; from the coding sequence ATGCCGGTAATTTCATATATTGATGCTGTAACACAAGCCATTCGCGAAGAGATGCAACGCGATAAGCGAGTATTTGTAGTAGGTGAAGATGTTGGTGTACGCGGAGGAGTTTTCCGTGCAACAACGGGGCTAATTGAAGAGTTTGGTGAAGAAAGAGTGATCGATGCTCCCTTAGCAGAATCTGCTATTGCAGGTGTAGGGATCGGTGCTGCCATGTATGGCATGCGCCCGATCGCAGAGATGCAGTTCGCTGACTTTATCATGCCTGCTGTTAACCAGATCGTTTCTGAAGCGGCTAAAATCCGCTATCGTTCGAATAATGATTGGACATGCCCGATCACGATTCGTGCTCCTTATGGCGGCGGCGTTCATGGTGCGCTTTATCACTCACAATCTGTTGAGGCACTATTCGCTAACGTACCAGGCTTAAAGATCGTAATGCCTTCTACACCTTATGATGTAAAAGGTCTTTTAAAATCTGCTATCCGTGACGAAGATCCTGTTCTTTTCTTTGAACATAAACGTGCATACCGACTCATTAAAGGTGAAGTTCCGAGTGAAGAATATACATTGCCGATCGGAAAAGCGGACGTGAAGCGTGAAGGCGAAGATATTACCGTTATTACATACGGACTTTGTGTACACTTTGCTCTTCAAGCGGCTGAAAAGCTTGAAAAAGACGGAATTTCAGCTCATATACTCGATCTTCGTACTGTATATCCATTGGATAAAGAATCGATCATCGAAGCAGCTTCTAAGACTGGTAAAGTACTTCTTGTAACAGAAGACAACAAAGAAGGAAGTATCATGAGTGAAGTTTCTGCTATCATTGCAGAAAATTGCTTGTTCGAACTTGATGCACCTGTTCAACGTCTAGCTGGTCCTGATGTACCTGCAATGCCTTATGCACCAACGATGGAAAAGCACTTTATGGTGAATCCTGACAAAGTAGAAAAAGCCATGAGAGATCTTGCGGCATTTTAA
- the prli42 gene encoding stressosome-associated protein Prli42, translating to MNQKLIKTIVYVMIICLVLSSLLTGVAFFL from the coding sequence TTGAATCAAAAACTAATAAAAACGATTGTGTACGTTATGATTATCTGTCTTGTTCTAAGCAGTCTTTTAACAGGAGTCGCTTTTTTCTTATAA
- a CDS encoding L,D-transpeptidase encodes MGKLKLAFILLFSPIWPIGDAHALGDPYLIINKTSNRLAYVEDGTVKEIYKVATGKSKELTPEGEFTITVKAVDPYYRKKDIPGGDKTNPLGTRWIGFDANGTDGRTFGIHGNNNPSAIGRYVTAGCIRMYEKDVQKLYSKLTIGTKIKVIHSKKSFDDIIKQ; translated from the coding sequence ATGGGAAAACTCAAGTTAGCTTTTATCTTGTTATTTTCACCAATATGGCCGATCGGAGACGCACATGCCTTAGGAGACCCTTATCTCATCATTAATAAGACATCCAACAGACTGGCTTACGTTGAAGATGGAACCGTTAAAGAAATCTATAAAGTAGCAACAGGAAAGTCGAAAGAATTAACACCAGAGGGCGAATTTACCATCACGGTCAAAGCTGTGGATCCGTATTATCGAAAGAAGGATATACCAGGCGGAGATAAAACAAATCCCCTTGGCACACGTTGGATCGGTTTTGATGCAAACGGAACGGACGGTCGCACCTTCGGCATACATGGTAATAACAATCCATCTGCCATCGGAAGATATGTTACTGCCGGCTGCATACGGATGTATGAAAAAGATGTTCAGAAACTTTATAGCAAACTGACAATAGGCACAAAGATAAAAGTGATTCACTCCAAAAAAAGCTTTGATGATATCATTAAACAATAA
- a CDS encoding thiamine pyrophosphate-dependent dehydrogenase E1 component subunit alpha: protein MAELRHEQLGLTNKDVIHMYRTMLLARKIDERMWLLNRAGKIPFVISCQGQEAAQVGAAMALDNEKDYVLPYYRDMGVVLQFGMTAKDLMLSGFAKAEDPNSGGRQMPGHFGSKKLRIVTGSSPVTTQVPHAVGIALGGRMEGKDLVTFTTFGEGSSNQGDFHEGANFASVHKLPVIFMCENNKYAISVPISKQLACVNVSDRAIGYGMPGVTVDGNDPLAVYEAVKEAADRGRRGEGPTLVETVAYRLTPHSSDDDDRAYRTREEVEEAKAKDPIHTFAAYLKENDILTEELEKQITDEIQKEVDEATDYAENAKYADPESALLHVYAE, encoded by the coding sequence ATGGCAGAATTACGTCATGAACAATTAGGTTTAACGAATAAAGATGTCATCCATATGTATAGAACGATGTTATTAGCAAGAAAAATTGACGAGCGTATGTGGCTGTTGAACCGCGCTGGGAAGATTCCTTTCGTTATTTCTTGTCAGGGGCAAGAAGCAGCACAAGTTGGTGCAGCGATGGCGCTAGATAATGAAAAAGATTATGTGTTGCCGTATTATCGCGACATGGGTGTTGTTTTACAGTTTGGTATGACAGCGAAAGATCTGATGCTCTCTGGCTTTGCAAAAGCAGAAGATCCTAACAGCGGCGGTCGCCAGATGCCAGGGCATTTTGGTTCTAAAAAGCTTCGTATCGTAACAGGTTCTTCGCCTGTAACGACTCAAGTTCCTCATGCTGTTGGAATCGCACTTGGCGGAAGAATGGAAGGCAAAGACTTAGTAACGTTCACTACGTTTGGTGAAGGATCTTCAAACCAGGGAGATTTCCATGAAGGAGCAAACTTTGCTTCTGTTCATAAACTTCCTGTTATCTTTATGTGTGAAAACAACAAATACGCAATCTCTGTTCCAATCTCTAAACAATTAGCTTGTGTGAACGTTTCTGACCGTGCGATCGGTTACGGTATGCCTGGTGTAACGGTAGATGGGAATGATCCACTAGCTGTTTATGAAGCGGTAAAAGAAGCTGCTGATCGCGGTCGACGCGGTGAAGGACCTACTTTAGTTGAGACAGTAGCGTACCGCTTAACGCCTCACTCATCTGATGATGATGATCGTGCCTACCGAACGCGTGAAGAGGTTGAAGAAGCAAAAGCAAAAGATCCGATTCATACATTTGCTGCGTACTTAAAAGAAAATGATATCTTAACAGAAGAATTAGAAAAACAGATCACTGACGAGATTCAAAAAGAAGTGGATGAAGCTACAGATTATGCAGAGAACGCAAAATACGCTGATCCTGAAAGCGCACTTCTTCATGTATACGCAGAGTAA